Within Elizabethkingia sp. JS20170427COW, the genomic segment ATTATGAAAGGAATTATTTTAGCAGGAGGTTCAGGAACAAGGCTTTATCCCTTAACCATAGCAGTAAGCAAGCAGTTAATGCCTGTATATGATAAACCGATGATCTACTATCCTCTATCTACCCTATTATTGGCTGGGATAAAGGAAATATTAATCATTACCACTCCTCACGACCAAGAAAGCTTTAAAAAATTATTGGGAGACGGCTCTCAAATTGGTTGCCATATCGAGTACACAGTACAGCCTAGCCCAGATGGCTTAGCACAAGCCTTCATCCTTGGGAAAGATTTTATTGGTGACGATTCCGTTGCATTAGTATTGGGAGATAATATCTTCTATGGAAATGGAATGGGCAGAATGCTAAAACATAAAACCAATCCAGACGGTGGAGTTGTTTTCGCTTACCATGTTTCCGATCCCGAAAGATATGGCGTAGTAGAATTTGATGAAACCTATAAAGCCATATCTATCGAAGAAAAGCCTCTACACCCTAAATCCAATTATGCTGTACCTGGACTTTACTTCTATGATAATAATGTGGTAGAAATCGCTCAAAACATCCAACCTTCAGCAAGGGGAGAATTAGAAATCACCGATATCAATAATGAATACCTTAAAAAAGGGAAATTAGAGGTAGGCGTATTAGATCGTGGAACGGCTTGGCTAGATACGGGAACCTTCGATTCCTTACACGAAGCTTCAGATTTCGTTAGCGTAATTGAAAAAAGACAAGGCTTCAAAATTGGATGTATTGAGGAAATTGCCTTTCACAATGGTTTCATCAATGCAGAGCAACTACTACAGGCTGC encodes:
- the rfbA gene encoding glucose-1-phosphate thymidylyltransferase RfbA; protein product: MKGIILAGGSGTRLYPLTIAVSKQLMPVYDKPMIYYPLSTLLLAGIKEILIITTPHDQESFKKLLGDGSQIGCHIEYTVQPSPDGLAQAFILGKDFIGDDSVALVLGDNIFYGNGMGRMLKHKTNPDGGVVFAYHVSDPERYGVVEFDETYKAISIEEKPLHPKSNYAVPGLYFYDNNVVEIAQNIQPSARGELEITDINNEYLKKGKLEVGVLDRGTAWLDTGTFDSLHEASDFVSVIEKRQGFKIGCIEEIAFHNGFINAEQLLQAAEKYGKSGYGGYLKNLIN